ACGAGCACGAGCGGCACCGGTCGATGCGAATCGCCGCAGGACGACTCGGACCGCGCCAGGGGTGCACGCCTCGCCGACCGGGCGTGGCGCGATCCGCGCTCGACCCACGCGAGATCACCCGGATCGCCCGTTCGAGTAAGGCTTGTCGCTTCGTACACTGCGGCTCCGTCGATCCTCGACCGTCCATCTCGTCCCGTCCTGGACCGCGTTCGGCCGCCGGTCCACGTCGAGGCGGGAGCGGACGTGTCGGGCGCGCCGCCCGGCCGTGCCCGCTCGCCGAACGAACCGTCCTCGCCGCCCTTCCCCAGAGCGGCCCGCCTGGTCGCGCGCACCTTCGGCGGGGCGCGGTCACGGCCGGATCGTCGTCGGTCGCGTCGAGCGGTTCGACGCGGCGGAAGGAGACCGTGAACCCGGTGGTGCCCTCTGCTCGCGCCGCCCGACCCGCCTGGCGGGACGTGCCGGAGTCCACCCGTCTCTCGATCCAGGCCAGGCTCACCGCTCCGGTGGTACAGGCCCTCGGACAGGCAGGCGGCTTCACACCGGGGGCGGCCAGCAGGCTGCTGCTCGCCGACGGCCGACGTGTCTTCGTGAAGGCACTGCCTGCGGATCACCCGTCGGCCGCCGCCTATCGGGCCGAGGCGCGTGTCTGTGCGCAGCTGCCGATCGAGGCACCCGCGCCGAGGCTGCTGTTCACCGTGGAGAAGGAGTGGACGGCGCTGGTCTTCGAGGACGTCGACGGTCGGGAACCCAGCCTCCGCCCGGGCTCCCCGGACCTGGCGGCCGTGCTCGTCGCCGTCGGCGGCCTGGCGCGCGGGCTCACTCCGTGTCCGCTGTCCTCGGTGCCCGCCGTCTTGGACGACCTCGGTCCGCTGTTGCAGGGCTGGTCCGCGCTGCGTGTCGACCCGCCTGCGGACCTCGATCCCTGGGCGCGGACTCATCTCGACTCGCTCGTGGCGATGGAGACCGCGTGGCATCCGTGGGCGGACGGTGACACGCTGCTGCACAACGACCTGCGGCCGGACAACATGATCAGGAGACTGGACGGCCGGATCATGGTGGTCGACTGGGCCTCGCCCGCGCGCGGAGCGGCCTGGCTGGACGTCGCGGGGCTGGTGCCCGCCCTGCTGATGGCCGGGCACGAGCCGCGCCATGCCGAGCGGCTCGTCACGACCCGCCCGTCGGTCGCGAGCGTCCCGGCCTGGGCCGTCACCGGCTTCGCCGCCGCGCTGGCAGGACACTGGGAGTGGAGCAGGCGCCTGCCGGAGTCGGACGGCGCGTGCGGCCTGCGTCGTTTCCAGGCCAGGGCCGCGGTCGCCGCCCTCGCCTGGTTCCGACATCGGATGCGCCTGTCCTGAACGGCGTGGGCGGCGGGAGGACACGGGCGGGCCGCCGCCCCGCGTCCGAGGCGGACCCGCCGTGCCGAGCCGGGTCCACCGGGCGCCGATGCCGCGGCCCCACGTCGCCGTCCGGCCGCCACCGAGGACGCCCCCGCCGTGGCCCTTGCGTCGCTTCGGGAGAATCCGACCTCGGGCCGGCGGAGAGCGGGGACCGTCGCGGTCCGGCCGCTGATCGGAGTGATAACCCGATGGGAGTGCCTTCGGGCGCTCGCTAGGCTGCTCGCCAGAAAGGCGATCGGTGAGTGGCCTTCACCACGTCCGACGTCGCATTGCCGCACCAGCCGAGGAGCGAGTCACCGTGATCACCAGGATGTCGTCGTTGTTCCTGCGCACCCTGCGCGAGGACCCGGCGGACGCCGAGGTTCCGAGTCACAAACTGCTGGTGCGTGCAGGCTATGTGCGGCGTGTCGCCCCGGGCGGCTACTCCTGGCTGCCGCTGGGGCTGCGGGTGCTGCGCAACATCGAGCGCATCGTTCGGGAGGAGATGGAGTCCTTCGGGGCGCAGGAGATCCAGTTCCCCGCGCTGCTGCCCAGGGAGCCGTACGAGACGAGCAATCGGTGGACCGAGTACGGGGACACCCTGTTCCGCGTCAAGGACCGCAAGGGGGCCGACTTCCTGCTCGGGCCGACGCACGAGGAGCTGTTCACCCTCACCGTGAAGGGTGAGTACGGCTCCTACAAGGACTTCCCCGTCACCCTGTACCAGATCCAGACGAAGTACCGGGACGAGGAGCGTCCGAGGGCGGGCATCCTGCGTACCAGGGAGTTCCTCATGAAGGACTCCTATTCCTTCGACGTGGACGACGAGGGGCTGGCGAACTCCTACCAGCAGCACCGCGACGCCTACATCAGGATCTTCGACAGGCTGGGGCTGCGCTACGTCATCGTCTCGGCGGTGTCGGGGGCCATGGGCGGCTCGGCGTCCGAGGAGTTCCTCGCCGAGAGCGAGACCGGTGAGGACACCTTCGTCCGGTGCCTGGAGTCCGGCTTCGCCGCCAACGTCGAGGCGATCACCACGCCCGCGCCGGCCGCGCGGCCCTTCGACGACGTGCCCGCGGCCTCGGTCCATCACACGCCGAACACCCCGACGATCGCGACGCTGGTCGATCACCTCAACGCCGCCGATCTGGGACGCGCCTTCACCGCGGCGGACACGTTGAAGAACGTCATGGTCAAGACACGTGCCCCCGGCGCCGAGGAGTGGGAGCTGCTGGGCGTCGGCGTCCCCGGCGACCGCGAGGTGGACTTCAAACGGCTGGAGGCCTCGCTCTACCCCACCGAGGTCGCGCTGTTGGAGGAGTCCGACTTCCAGCGGAATCCCTTCATGGTGAAGGGCTACATCGGGCCGGGCGCGCTGATCGCCAACGGCGTGCGGTACCTCGTCGACCCGAGGGTCGTCACGGGTACGTCCTGGGTCACCGGCGCGGACAAGGCCGATCACCACGTCGTGGACCTCGTCTGCGGACGTGACTTCACTCCGGACGGCACCATCGAGGCAGCCGAGGTCCGGGTCGGCGACCCGTCGCCGGACGGTGCGGGCGAACTGGTGGCGGCGCGGGGTATCGAGATCGGACACATCTTCCAGCTCGGCCGCAAGTTCGCCGACGCCTTCGGCTTGGACGCTCTCGGACCGGACGGCAAGCCCGTCCGCATCACGATGGGCTCCTACGGGGTCGGAGTCTCCCGTCTCGTCGCGGCCGTCGCCGAGCAGTCGCACGATGATCGAGGCCTGATCTGGCCGAGGGCGATCGCCCCCGCCGACGTCCAGCTGGTGATCGCGGGCAAGGACGACGCGATGCGGGCGGCGGCGGAGCGGCTGGCGGCTGAGCTCGACGCGGAGGGCGTGCGGGTGATCCTCGACGACCGTAAGGCGTCTCCGGGCGTGAAGTTCGCCGACGCCGAGCTGATCGGCGTGCCCACCATCCTGGTGGTGGGGCGCGGGCTGGCGCAGGGTGTGGTGGAGGTCAAGGACCGCCGCAGCGGTGAGCGTGCCGACGTCGCGCTCGACTCGGTGGTGTCCAGGATCGTCGAGATCACCCGGTCCTGAGCACGCGGTTCGATCAGAGCAGGGCGCGGTCGGAGTCCTTCGACCGCGCCCTGTCGCGTCACAGGCCGCCGGGGAGGCGGTGGACGGAGCAGAGCGACTCGATCAGCGCGAACGGGCCGTTTCCGGTCGATCGGGACGTCGAATCGAGGCTGCCGATGCGCGAGGCGTGCGGACACGTCTCCCGTGGTCACCCGTTCATCGGCGGGCGGAACGACTCGATGATGAGTCGCATGTCCTCCGGAGAGATCGAGTTGTCCACCCCCTGATCGCCGACGGCGGCCAAGGCGAGCGCACCGTTGCCGTCGGTGGTCGGGATGGTGACGACGTGGATCGACCCTTCGGGCGATCCGCATTCCACCGGGTCGGTGATCGTGGCGGTGGCTCGTACGTACTGCGCGGCCGTGTCGGCGGCCAGCGTGATCGGCTCGGGCTCGCTCACCTCGACCTCCGGCGGGGTCTCCTGCGAGCTGTAGGCGTTCTCCGCCAGCCTGCGCGCGGCGTCGGTGGCGGCGGCGGCCAGGTCGGGATCCCGGAGCAGCGTCACGCCCGCGCTGGCCCGGACGAAGCCGGGAGCGCAGGTGTTGCGCTCCAGAGTGGTGGCGGACTCCAGGGCGACGCCCCCCTGGTTCACATCGCCGTAGGTGATGTCCTGCTCCGACAGCTCCCAGTCCCTCGGCACGTCGTACAGCGCGCCGCGCTCGGTGCGGACGACCTGCCAGCCGAGCACGTGCGGCGGCTCCTCGGGCGGGGCGCTCGTCGCCTGATCCGCGGCGCTCTCCGACGTCGGTGCGGGCGTGTCCTGCGTGGTGGTCTGGTCGGCGACCGGGGTGCTGCCTCGTCCGCCGCCGTTCACCAGCAGGATGATCGTGGTCGTCACGACGGCGACCAGCACGACGCTGAGCCCGCCGATCAGCACGGCGCGGCCCTTGCCGGGTCCGCGCGAGGGCGGCTCGCCGCCGGACGATCCGTAGACGCCGAGACCGCCGTAGGAGCCGCCGTAGCCCGCGCCCGGTCCTTGCGCGGGGAAGGACCCGGACGTCGGATACCCGCCTCCTGAGCCCGGCGCGCCTGAGTCGTCCGGCGACTGTCCGCCGTGAGACCACGAAGTCATGGTCCTTACCGTAACCGGCGATCAGCCGAGCGGAACGCGGTTCCGCGGGTTCGTGCCGTCGATCGCCGTGCCGGTGCCGAAGGCCGGGTGTCCCGATGCCTTCGTCGACGACTTGGTGCGTCGGCGCGCCCTGCTCGGTCGCCTCTGGAGCCCGCCCACGACGACGCGGCCCGTACAGGTTCTACAGACGTCGCGCCCGCGGCGCGATGAGGTCGTCGTGTTCCGACCGCAGCCCGTCCGACGACCCAGCCGCCGGGCCGTCTCCCCGCGGCGCCGTCCCGCAACGCCGCCGGCTCGGTACCGCCACGTCCACAGGCGCACCTCATCGTGTGCGGACGGCCGCCGGTTCGGCGGCGGGTCCCGCGGTGGCCGTCGCATACCACTCGATCGATATCTTGCCGAAATAGAACGTATGTTCGATAGTCGTGTCATGGTCGTCCAGTCGCTCATCGCACTCGTCACCCTGGCCGTGTTCGCCGTGCTCATCGCCTGGCTGCGTCGTCGGCATCGAACGAGGCCGGCGGCCGTCCTCGGCGGTGCTCGGTACGGCCTGCCGCCGCCCCACGGGTCCGGAGTGGTCGGGCGGCCGGGCGCCTGCCCGCACGGTCCACGCCGGGCGTGCGGCGGGTGGGCGCGCGGGTGGCGGTCCGGGCTCAGGCGGGTGGAGCGCCGGTCGGGCGTCGCCGCGGTTCCGGCGGTGCGGTCGGACGGGTGTCCCGTCCCACCATCCCCCTTCGGTTCCAACGGGAAGTTCCGGGCCCTTTCGCGCGTTGGCCAGCCGTGTGACCCTTTCTCGATCCGTCCCGCTCTCCGTGCTGGACCTCGCTCCCGTCGTCGCAGGCTCCACCGCCACCGAGGCCCTGCGGAACACTCTCGACCTGGCCCGACTCGCCGAACGCCTCGGCTATCAGCGCTACTGGGTCGCCGAACACCACAACATGCCGGGGATCGCCAGTTCCGCGCCCGCCGTGCTGATCGGTCAGATCGCGGCGCACACCTCCACGATGCGGATCGGGTCGGGCGGGGTGATGCTGCCGAATCATCCCCCGCTGGTGGTGGCCGAGCAGTTCGGCATGCTGACCGCGATGCACCCGGGACGCATCGATCTGGGCATCGGCCGCGCGCCGGGCACCGATCAGCGGACCGCCGCCGCCCTGCGTCGCACCAGCAACCCGTTGTCCGTGGAGGATTTCCCCAGGCAGCTCGCGGAGCTGATCGACTACTTCGACCCGGCGGGCGGCGATCCGGCCTGGGACGTCACCGCGGTGCCCGCGCCCGGCAACAAGCCGCCGGTGTGGCTGCTCGGCTCCAGCGACTACAGCGCCACCGCCGCTGGGATGATGGGCCTGCCGTTCTCCTTCGCCCACCACTTCAGTGCTCAGAACACCCTGCCAGCGCTCGCTGCCTACCGACGCCACTTCCGGCCCTCTCCGGATCTGGCGAAGCCTTACGCCATGGTGGCCGTCGGCGTGGTGGTGGCCGAGACGGAGGAACAGGCTCGGTGGCTGGCGGGTTCGCAGGCGTTGGCCATGGTGCGGCTTCGCTCGGGCAGGCCGGGGCTGCTGCCCACTCCTGAGGAGGCGGCGGAGTACCCCTACACCGAGGCCGAACTCGCCGTGGTCGAGTCCTGGTCGGCGTCCTACGTGGTGGGCACTCCGGAGTCCGTCACGGCCCAGCTGGACGACCTGCTGGCCAAGACCGACGCCGACGAGTTGATGGTCACCTCGATGATTCACGGGCACGCCGAGCGGCTGCGCTCCTTCGAGCTGCTGGCGGAGATCGGCGGGCTCAGCCCCGCAGGAAGCTGAAGCGGACCCGCCGCACGGGGTTGTCGACGTTGGTGTCCACCAGGCACACCGACTGCCAGGTTCCCAGGGCCATCCGGCCGTCGAACACCGGCACGGTCGCGTGCGGCGGAATCAACGCGGGCAGCACATGGTCGCGTCCGTGTCCGGGAGA
This genomic stretch from Actinoalloteichus hoggarensis harbors:
- a CDS encoding LLM class flavin-dependent oxidoreductase; the encoded protein is MTLSRSVPLSVLDLAPVVAGSTATEALRNTLDLARLAERLGYQRYWVAEHHNMPGIASSAPAVLIGQIAAHTSTMRIGSGGVMLPNHPPLVVAEQFGMLTAMHPGRIDLGIGRAPGTDQRTAAALRRTSNPLSVEDFPRQLAELIDYFDPAGGDPAWDVTAVPAPGNKPPVWLLGSSDYSATAAGMMGLPFSFAHHFSAQNTLPALAAYRRHFRPSPDLAKPYAMVAVGVVVAETEEQARWLAGSQALAMVRLRSGRPGLLPTPEEAAEYPYTEAELAVVESWSASYVVGTPESVTAQLDDLLAKTDADELMVTSMIHGHAERLRSFELLAEIGGLSPAGS
- a CDS encoding proline--tRNA ligase; this translates as MITRMSSLFLRTLREDPADAEVPSHKLLVRAGYVRRVAPGGYSWLPLGLRVLRNIERIVREEMESFGAQEIQFPALLPREPYETSNRWTEYGDTLFRVKDRKGADFLLGPTHEELFTLTVKGEYGSYKDFPVTLYQIQTKYRDEERPRAGILRTREFLMKDSYSFDVDDEGLANSYQQHRDAYIRIFDRLGLRYVIVSAVSGAMGGSASEEFLAESETGEDTFVRCLESGFAANVEAITTPAPAARPFDDVPAASVHHTPNTPTIATLVDHLNAADLGRAFTAADTLKNVMVKTRAPGAEEWELLGVGVPGDREVDFKRLEASLYPTEVALLEESDFQRNPFMVKGYIGPGALIANGVRYLVDPRVVTGTSWVTGADKADHHVVDLVCGRDFTPDGTIEAAEVRVGDPSPDGAGELVAARGIEIGHIFQLGRKFADAFGLDALGPDGKPVRITMGSYGVGVSRLVAAVAEQSHDDRGLIWPRAIAPADVQLVIAGKDDAMRAAAERLAAELDAEGVRVILDDRKASPGVKFADAELIGVPTILVVGRGLAQGVVEVKDRRSGERADVALDSVVSRIVEITRS
- a CDS encoding phosphotransferase family protein, whose translation is MNPVVPSARAARPAWRDVPESTRLSIQARLTAPVVQALGQAGGFTPGAASRLLLADGRRVFVKALPADHPSAAAYRAEARVCAQLPIEAPAPRLLFTVEKEWTALVFEDVDGREPSLRPGSPDLAAVLVAVGGLARGLTPCPLSSVPAVLDDLGPLLQGWSALRVDPPADLDPWARTHLDSLVAMETAWHPWADGDTLLHNDLRPDNMIRRLDGRIMVVDWASPARGAAWLDVAGLVPALLMAGHEPRHAERLVTTRPSVASVPAWAVTGFAAALAGHWEWSRRLPESDGACGLRRFQARAAVAALAWFRHRMRLS